The genomic interval GTAAGATTATCCAGATATGTTGTTCCCTTCAGCTCGATCTTCCTTTCCAGTCAGAAGTGGTCGGCGAATTCTTCCTTTTCCGGTCTTGCAAAAAGTTCTCCTATGGCTTCCTTCGCGGGAATTTCGTTGTTGATAACCTTTCTTACCGTATCGGTTATGGGCATCTCCACATCGTACCTGTCCGCAAGAAGCATGACTGCGGTCGCTGTGTCAACGCCTTCGGCAAGCTGGAGGTTTTCCGCGGAGTTTCCCCTGGCTACGGCTTCTCCATACATCCGGTTATGGCTGAAGGGTGAGAATAGGGTCGCTTCATAATCGCCAAGGTGAGATAAACCGTATACACTCCTCCAATCACCGCCCATCGAGGCTACCAGCCTTGCCACCTCCTGTGGAGCCCTGGCCATGAGCGCTCCCTTGAGACCCGAAAGGTTCAGTCCATCAAGCATTCCAGCCGCGATTCCAATAACGTTCTTGGTTGCCGCGCCAACTTCGCAACCTATGATATCCCGGGACCTGTAAAAACGTATCAGATCGCTGCCCAGCAGGTTGGAAATGCGCATCGAATCATTTTCATTATCCGACGCAACTATCATGCAGCTGGGTACTCCCGTAACGAACTGCTGCGGATGTCCGGGGCCCACCCATGCCGACAGGCTCCGGGGCTTAAGTCCCTCCTCGCGAGCTATCTCAGAAAGTCTCATTCCAGTATCCTTTTCAATACCTTTCATGCAGAGTATCAGGTCGGTGGTTGAAATGTCAATCTGCCTGAGTTCTACGCAAAGTGTCCTGAACTTCTGAGCGGGAACTGTGACAACGATTATATCCGATCTGGAAACCTCTTCGATGCTGCTGGTCAACCGCACCTCAGGCGGGAGTTCCAGATACCTGTTCTTCCTGGTTTCCTGAAGCTTAACGAATTCCTGAATTCCCTCAGGCTCCCAGCCTGTGACGGAGTTTCCAATCCTCGATCCGTACCACAGGTGAAAACTTCCCCATCTACCGCAACCCAGAACCGCCTGAGTGACTGGCATCTTACCCTTCCGAGTCCTGATCCGGAATCGGCCGGGGAATTGTGTCAACAGAGCCGTACTGTTCGAACAGCCTTCCCCAATCTGTATCCAGGGCTTCCCTGATCCGTTTTTTGCCGACCATATTAAGCCAGAATACATCATGGTAAAGCCTGCTTGCAAAAAAGGCCCAGGGTACTATGGGAGTTCTGAGGAGCAGATTCTCTATTGGTTTCAGCCATCCATGATAGATCATCTTCTGCCCCTTGCTGGCAAAAGTATCCGTCTGTACAAAATGAAAATTCACATCGGAAATATCCTCTCCGACTACCTCAATATCAACCGGGTCTCCCGTGCCAAGCCCCTCTTCATGGGCAAGCCTGATAAAATCCAGTTTCAAGGGATCGAATCCCTGCATTTTGGCGCTTATAGCGTCAATTGCAACCTGATCCGCGGATGCGAGTATGTAGTTCTTTACATGGGGTATCATGGCCCTCGGCCCAGGCCCTTCTCCGGCGAATGTTCCATCCATTACCGCCAGAAGACCGGGGTGGATTTCCTTCTGAATTCTGAGAAGATCGACAAGGGTTTCATGTATAACGCTGTGAGTCCAGTGTCTTCGCTCGCTGAGCAGCCCCCCGAAGGCATTTTTCATGGCTCCCGTAATCGTTGTGAATACGTGAGTCTTCATTGTGGGAAGCTGGATTATGTTCTGCCCTATCAGCGCATCGGGGATTTTCACGCCATCGGGAAATATTTTTCCAAGTACTCTGAACGGTTTCTTTGGCTTGAACTCAACCCATTTAACAGGCTTCTCGTAAAGCCTTATCTTTTCAATACCGTGGAGATCCTCGTCAACCTGTCTGAGGTGATTACCCTTCTCGCCTCTCTTATCACTCACCACAACAGTTCTGTTATGAGTGGATACGAGCTGATCCCTGGCAAAACCATCTTCCAGCAGAGTCCGGATAACTCCGTCCAGCTGCCATGGCGTTGTCGAACAGGCTGGATACCAGTGATGCCAGGATACGTTGATCTTCAGTAGAACTTTTTTACTTCTGTCCAGATAATCCAGATAATCAATACTCTTAAGTAATCTGCGATAATCCTCAAGAACGGTATCCGGTGACGTTTTCAATACAGCCACTTTACTTCTCATTTTCGTTTTCCTCCAGGTCTTTTACCGGGGCTTCATTCTTCCTGTCACCGTACATTCCCGTGGTTTTCCATCTCCTGTGCGACCACCAGTAAAGTTCCGGGTTCCTGCTTATCATGTCCTCGAATACTTTGGTGTACTTCTGTGTTACATCGGCCTCAGCTTCCTCCGGAGAGAGAGAACTGTCCGGATATATCGGTTCTCCTATCTCGAGTATGTGATTCGGACTTTTCCCTTCCCTGAAAAGCGCCGAAGGCACTACCGGCACCCCGAGTTTTACGGAAAACGCGGCAGCTCCCCTTGGGGTTGATGCGGGATAACCAAAGAAATCAACAACTACTCCGCTGTTACCTGCATCCTGGTCTGAAAGCCAGCAGACGTACCCGCCCCGCTTCATCGATTTCAGGACCCCCCTGACGGCCGACCTCTTGTTATACAGCTCTATTCCGTGGACGGATCTCGACCTGTTTATGTGTTCATCAACAAGACTGTTGCTCTGCCTGCCC from Candidatus Aegiribacteria sp. carries:
- a CDS encoding glycerol-3-phosphate dehydrogenase, which produces MPVTQAVLGCGRWGSFHLWYGSRIGNSVTGWEPEGIQEFVKLQETRKNRYLELPPEVRLTSSIEEVSRSDIIVVTVPAQKFRTLCVELRQIDISTTDLILCMKGIEKDTGMRLSEIAREEGLKPRSLSAWVGPGHPQQFVTGVPSCMIVASDNENDSMRISNLLGSDLIRFYRSRDIIGCEVGAATKNVIGIAAGMLDGLNLSGLKGALMARAPQEVARLVASMGGDWRSVYGLSHLGDYEATLFSPFSHNRMYGEAVARGNSAENLQLAEGVDTATAVMLLADRYDVEMPITDTVRKVINNEIPAKEAIGELFARPEKEEFADHF
- a CDS encoding DUF362 domain-containing protein, yielding MRSKVAVLKTSPDTVLEDYRRLLKSIDYLDYLDRSKKVLLKINVSWHHWYPACSTTPWQLDGVIRTLLEDGFARDQLVSTHNRTVVVSDKRGEKGNHLRQVDEDLHGIEKIRLYEKPVKWVEFKPKKPFRVLGKIFPDGVKIPDALIGQNIIQLPTMKTHVFTTITGAMKNAFGGLLSERRHWTHSVIHETLVDLLRIQKEIHPGLLAVMDGTFAGEGPGPRAMIPHVKNYILASADQVAIDAISAKMQGFDPLKLDFIRLAHEEGLGTGDPVDIEVVGEDISDVNFHFVQTDTFASKGQKMIYHGWLKPIENLLLRTPIVPWAFFASRLYHDVFWLNMVGKKRIREALDTDWGRLFEQYGSVDTIPRPIPDQDSEG